A stretch of Clostridium formicaceticum DNA encodes these proteins:
- a CDS encoding helix-turn-helix domain-containing protein: MYRFAREKAGLTREQAAEYLPICERTIAKIEYEEITPLPAVADKMNDVYGVHHLSMWYCKEECPIGKKYCYEILNNVDLSPMAILTKYRQEAKEAQEGLDRLTELMLNKKGEADCTKEELEEIRHWGLELLDLEHVIETFKLRLWDFLNVGELIKQHNEKCIREKYVIKENNRPGQLYRLFKKSLI; this comes from the coding sequence TTGCCAATATGCGAAAGAACAATAGCCAAAATTGAGTATGAAGAAATAACCCCATTGCCAGCAGTAGCGGATAAAATGAATGATGTCTACGGAGTACACCATTTAAGTATGTGGTACTGCAAAGAAGAGTGTCCTATAGGGAAGAAATACTGCTACGAAATATTAAACAATGTAGACCTATCACCTATGGCAATCCTTACAAAGTATCGACAGGAGGCTAAAGAAGCTCAAGAAGGCTTAGACCGGTTAACTGAGCTTATGTTAAATAAAAAGGGTGAAGCAGATTGCACCAAGGAAGAGCTTGAGGAAATAAGGCATTGGGGACTTGAATTACTTGACTTAGAACATGTTATAGAAACCTTTAAGCTAAGACTTTGGGACTTTCTAAATGTCGGGGAGCTTATTAAACAGCATAATGAGAAATGTATAAGAGAAAAGTACGTCATAAAAGAAAATAACCGACCAGGGCAACTGTATCGGCTATTTAAAAAATCTTTGATTTAA